The Gaiellales bacterium DNA segment TGTACGACCGGGCGCACCGGACTTGCCGATCGACCATCTTCACGCGACCGCGTCGGCGGGCGGCGACACGTAGTTCGGGCGCAGGTACGCGGCGTCGAAGCCGGCCCGAAGGATGTTGCGGTAGGAGATGGTCGGGCGGTCGTCGACGATCTCGCCCGTCTCGGTGACGACAACCTCCGCCCCGGCCGCGCGGGCGGCGCCGATCCGGGTGGCGATGAGGGCCGACTGGGCGCCGCGGCGGCGGTGGGCGGGCAGCGTCGCCGCCTGCCCCAGCCAGCCGTGGCGGCCATGCACGAAGAGCGCGCCGCAGGCGACGGGAACGTCGCCGTCGTGGGCCAGGTACCAGCTCCACCCGGGCCTCCCGGGCAGGTGGGCGAGCATCGCCGTCACCGACTGCGGGATCTCGAAGCCGGCGGCCAGGACGGCGGTGAACTCCTCCGCCCGCTCCGGGCCGATGCGCTCGATGCGCAGGCGGGGCTGCGGCGCCGGCGGCTCCGCGGCGGCCCGGGCGAACTTCACCCAGGCGTGTGCGGGCTCGTAGCCGCGCTCGCGCAGCATCGCGGCGACGCCGGCCGGGCGGGCGGCGGGGGCGAGCGCGATCGAGTGACGCACCGAGCCGTAGACGTCGGCGATCCGGTCGAGCAGGTCGTCCGACACGGGCTCCGAGATCCCGAGCCCGATGACGCGGTTGATCGTCACCTCCTCGAGCCGGGGCGCGACGGCGCACACCGCTCCACCGCCCAGACGCACGGCATCGGCGCCGAACGCGTCGGCGACGGCGGCCGCCTCG contains these protein-coding regions:
- a CDS encoding GNAT family N-acetyltransferase; this encodes MIPDDPGLELVEAAAVADAFGADAVRLGGGAVCAVAPRLEEVTINRVIGLGISEPVSDDLLDRIADVYGSVRHSIALAPAARPAGVAAMLRERGYEPAHAWVKFARAAAEPPAPQPRLRIERIGPERAEEFTAVLAAGFEIPQSVTAMLAHLPGRPGWSWYLAHDGDVPVACGALFVHGRHGWLGQAATLPAHRRRGAQSALIATRIGAARAAGAEVVVTETGEIVDDRPTISYRNILRAGFDAAYLRPNYVSPPADAVA